One Corynebacterium yudongzhengii DNA window includes the following coding sequences:
- a CDS encoding hydantoinase/oxoprolinase family protein, whose protein sequence is MRIESDFREYGGLQIAVDTGGTFTDVAVRRPDGTMSVWKVPSTPNAPDEAVINGVAEAVEREEATPSEITRLVHGTTVATNTVLTRDGARVGLLTTRGFRDILAIAGQDRPNLYDAHEHRVEPLIAAADIVEIDERIDADGETITALSDEALDEAAVAVEKLNLDVLVVSFLNAYANPAHERRAAEYLAERNAAPSVVAATSITAEMREYDRTSTAAINAYVSPQVSSYMTRLIAGLKDLGVDTNMRVMQSNGGLLAPQIAAEHSARTVVSGLAGGVVGAANWSRQLGLGQVVSFDIGGTSTDIALIRDSEPDETTATTIGSLPLRLPSVDVHTIGAGGGSIAWLDSGGSLRVGPHSAGAVPGPIAYQRGGNNLTVTDAHVVLGHLSGSLLGGRFELDHEAAYAKMQELGDELGLSPEDCAEGIIQVITATMGRGIRKVSVERGIDVRACELMAFGGAGPLHGADLIHELGMNSAVIPPAPGIASAVGMLDAPVRLDFAAPTQVLDAAGFERLGAEFDSLVDDARTALGTDEFERSFLADCRYVGQSYELTIPLAENWQRQRAAFDDAHEQRYGFGDEDASMEIITVRLSATIAQPPAATEKLREVSAGDITPIDHREVYISGKWQTVPIFERRDIPTEHVLYGPAIINQFDSTTYIRPDQQCRCDEFGFLHLTRTEEA, encoded by the coding sequence ATGCGTATAGAGAGTGACTTTCGAGAGTACGGCGGATTACAGATCGCCGTCGATACCGGCGGAACCTTCACCGACGTCGCCGTGCGCCGCCCCGACGGCACGATGTCGGTGTGGAAGGTGCCCTCCACCCCTAACGCTCCGGATGAAGCGGTGATCAATGGTGTGGCCGAGGCCGTCGAGCGCGAGGAAGCCACCCCGTCCGAGATCACTCGCCTGGTGCATGGCACGACCGTCGCGACGAACACCGTGCTCACCCGCGACGGCGCCCGCGTGGGCCTTTTGACCACCCGCGGCTTCCGCGACATCCTCGCCATCGCCGGTCAGGACCGCCCGAACCTCTACGACGCCCACGAGCACCGGGTCGAGCCGCTGATCGCTGCGGCCGACATCGTGGAGATCGACGAGCGTATCGACGCCGACGGCGAGACCATCACCGCCCTTTCCGACGAAGCCTTGGACGAGGCGGCCGTGGCCGTCGAGAAGCTGAACCTCGACGTGCTGGTCGTCTCCTTCCTCAACGCCTATGCCAACCCCGCGCACGAGCGCCGCGCGGCGGAGTATCTCGCCGAACGAAACGCCGCGCCGAGCGTGGTCGCCGCCACGAGTATTACCGCGGAAATGCGGGAGTATGACCGGACCTCGACGGCCGCGATCAACGCGTATGTCAGCCCGCAGGTCTCGTCGTATATGACGCGGCTGATCGCGGGGTTGAAGGATTTGGGGGTCGACACAAATATGCGGGTCATGCAGTCCAACGGCGGGCTGCTCGCCCCGCAGATCGCCGCCGAGCACTCCGCGCGCACCGTGGTATCCGGCCTGGCCGGCGGGGTGGTCGGCGCGGCGAATTGGTCGCGGCAGCTAGGCCTCGGCCAGGTGGTCAGCTTCGATATCGGCGGCACCTCCACCGACATCGCCCTGATTCGCGACAGCGAGCCGGACGAGACCACCGCCACCACCATCGGCTCACTGCCGCTACGCCTGCCGAGCGTCGACGTGCACACCATCGGCGCCGGCGGCGGCTCGATCGCCTGGCTGGATTCGGGCGGGAGCCTGCGCGTCGGCCCGCACAGCGCGGGCGCGGTCCCCGGCCCGATCGCCTATCAGCGCGGCGGTAACAACCTCACGGTGACCGACGCGCACGTGGTCTTAGGGCACCTGTCCGGCAGCCTGCTCGGCGGGCGTTTCGAGCTCGACCACGAGGCGGCCTATGCCAAGATGCAAGAATTGGGCGATGAGCTGGGTTTGAGCCCGGAGGACTGCGCCGAGGGCATCATCCAGGTCATCACGGCGACGATGGGCCGCGGGATCCGCAAGGTCAGCGTCGAGCGCGGCATCGACGTGCGCGCCTGCGAGCTCATGGCCTTCGGCGGCGCCGGCCCGCTGCACGGTGCCGATCTCATCCACGAGCTGGGCATGAACTCCGCCGTGATCCCGCCGGCGCCGGGGATCGCGTCGGCCGTCGGCATGCTGGATGCGCCGGTGCGCCTCGACTTCGCCGCCCCGACCCAGGTGCTCGACGCGGCCGGCTTCGAGCGGTTGGGGGCGGAGTTCGATTCGCTTGTCGACGACGCCCGCACCGCCTTAGGAACCGATGAGTTCGAGCGCAGCTTTCTGGCGGATTGCCGCTACGTCGGCCAGAGCTACGAGCTGACGATCCCGCTCGCCGAGAACTGGCAGCGCCAGCGCGCCGCCTTCGATGACGCCCACGAGCAGCGCTACGGCTTCGGCGATGAGGACGCTTCCATGGAGATCATCACCGTGAGGCTTTCTGCCACCATCGCCCAGCCGCCGGCGGCGACCGAGAAGCTGCGCGAGGTCTCCGCGGGCGACATCACCCCCATCGATCACCGCGAGGTCTATATCAGCGGGAAGTGGCAGACCGTCCCGATCTTCGAGCGCCGCGACATCCCCACCGAACACGTTTTATATGGCCCGGCGATTATCAACCAGTTCGACTCCACCACCTATATCCGTCCTGACCAGCAGTGCCGATGCGACGAGTTCGGCTTTTTGCATCTCACCCGCACCGAGGAGGCGTAG
- a CDS encoding hydantoinase B/oxoprolinase family protein — protein sequence MATEELNAIEIEIARNRLSSIAEEVGSALIRTAYSPNIKDRRDCSAGLYAPDGTLISQAEHIPLHLGLMPTMIANAIAEYGAENIREGDVLMTNNPYIGGSHLPDVCVISPLFYDGELIALVATMAHHVDVGGIAPGSMATHATEIFQEGIRIPTMRLFAAGQIQSEVLALLMMNIRTAEKTRGDLIAQVSANRLGLRRIHELVDDWGVDGFHRACDSLLSYSERRTRAAITKLPDGTGTFTDYLEHNGLYAAEIPITATVTVAGDQVTVDLSETADQVDGAVNCSYAVARSCAAYVLKVLADPTLPSNAGLTRPIEVITRPGSLVHAEFPAPVAHGNTQTSQRVVDTIFGAFNEFTEHLVPAASSGSMSIVTIGGIDPKNGTYYSYVETYGGGQGANPDGPGASATHTHMSNTKNTPCEVIEREYPLRVERYEIVRNSGGSGLYRGGEGLRRSLTLTRGKATVVAGTSRVATRPWGLNGGGDGGPARVEARTNGEVRELESMGSLQVGVDGTVTIQTAGGGGYGEPEAGR from the coding sequence ATGGCTACCGAAGAGCTCAACGCGATCGAGATTGAGATCGCCCGCAACCGACTGTCCTCCATCGCCGAGGAGGTCGGTTCCGCCCTCATCCGCACCGCCTACTCCCCCAACATCAAAGACCGCCGCGACTGCTCCGCCGGCCTCTACGCCCCGGATGGCACGCTGATCTCCCAGGCGGAGCACATCCCGTTGCACTTGGGGCTCATGCCGACGATGATCGCCAACGCGATCGCCGAATACGGCGCCGAGAACATCCGCGAAGGCGACGTGCTGATGACCAACAACCCCTATATCGGCGGCTCGCATTTGCCCGATGTCTGCGTGATCAGCCCACTGTTCTACGACGGCGAGCTCATCGCGCTGGTGGCCACGATGGCGCACCACGTCGACGTCGGCGGCATCGCGCCCGGTTCCATGGCCACCCACGCCACCGAGATCTTCCAGGAAGGTATCCGCATCCCCACGATGCGGCTCTTCGCCGCCGGGCAGATCCAGTCCGAGGTGCTGGCGCTGTTGATGATGAACATCCGCACCGCCGAGAAAACCCGCGGCGACCTCATCGCCCAGGTCTCGGCGAACCGTTTGGGTTTGAGGCGCATCCACGAGCTTGTCGACGACTGGGGCGTGGACGGCTTCCACCGCGCCTGTGACTCCCTGTTGTCCTACTCCGAGCGGCGCACGCGCGCGGCGATCACCAAGCTTCCCGACGGCACCGGAACCTTCACCGACTACCTCGAGCACAACGGCCTTTACGCCGCAGAGATCCCCATCACCGCGACGGTCACGGTGGCAGGCGATCAGGTCACGGTCGATCTCTCCGAGACCGCCGACCAGGTCGACGGCGCCGTGAACTGCTCCTATGCCGTCGCCCGCTCGTGCGCGGCCTATGTGCTGAAGGTGCTGGCGGATCCCACGCTGCCGTCGAACGCTGGGCTGACCCGCCCGATCGAGGTGATCACCCGCCCGGGTTCACTCGTGCACGCGGAGTTCCCGGCGCCGGTCGCGCATGGGAATACGCAGACGTCGCAGCGGGTCGTCGATACCATCTTCGGCGCGTTCAACGAGTTCACCGAGCACCTCGTGCCGGCGGCGTCTTCAGGCAGCATGTCGATCGTGACCATCGGCGGTATAGATCCGAAAAACGGCACCTATTACTCGTATGTGGAAACCTACGGCGGCGGCCAAGGTGCCAACCCCGATGGACCCGGCGCGTCGGCGACGCACACCCACATGTCGAACACGAAGAACACCCCGTGCGAGGTCATCGAGCGCGAATACCCCTTACGCGTCGAGCGCTACGAGATCGTCCGCAACTCCGGCGGCTCGGGCTTATACCGCGGGGGCGAGGGCCTGCGCCGCTCGCTGACGCTGACCCGCGGCAAGGCCACCGTCGTCGCCGGCACCTCCCGCGTAGCCACGCGGCCGTGGGGCTTAAACGGCGGCGGCGACGGCGGCCCGGCGCGCGTCGAGGCGCGCACCAACGGTGAGGTGCGCGAACTCGAATCCATGGGCTCGCTGCAGGTGGGTGTAGACGGCACCGTCACCATCCAGACCGCCGGGGGCGGCGGCTACGGCGAACCCGAGGCCGGCAGGTGA
- the dctP gene encoding TRAP transporter substrate-binding protein DctP, producing the protein MRALSVRRVVAPVVTCVLTAASLVACGGRGAQDTYQLHYTTYSSGDSDQTRTVQAFAEEVEKLSDGAVTFRIHHSGSLLDGDETAMAVTDGRADLGQVASIYATSDLPLFTLSELPFEVHNPEAHMRSLQRLYEENEEYRESFESRGLRMLFPLPLGNAMLGLASAAAAPGELAGRSIRASGLAAEVLLDAGVDPVALGAGEIYESLSRGVVEGYILSIANLPTYGLMDATPQVVDPGMGAWASSIVVINEDLYQSMPTEYQDAIQQAAANTIDFGLNELDSLSDEACSALAETGSEFRAFSPESVSAWRDSAGAAEDWVAENEQKGFDAAGVLAHYREIAAAETAASDYVAPLQRCIEEHS; encoded by the coding sequence GTGAGGGCGCTGAGCGTGCGGCGGGTGGTGGCGCCCGTCGTCACCTGTGTCTTAACCGCCGCCAGCCTCGTGGCCTGCGGCGGGCGCGGCGCGCAGGATACCTATCAGCTGCACTACACCACGTATTCCAGCGGCGATTCCGATCAGACGCGCACGGTGCAGGCGTTCGCCGAGGAGGTCGAAAAGCTTAGCGACGGCGCCGTGACCTTCCGCATCCACCACTCGGGCAGCCTTCTCGACGGCGACGAGACCGCCATGGCCGTCACCGACGGGCGCGCCGATCTGGGCCAGGTCGCCTCCATCTACGCGACCTCGGATCTCCCGCTGTTTACCCTCAGCGAGCTGCCCTTCGAGGTGCACAACCCCGAAGCGCACATGCGCTCGCTGCAAAGGCTGTACGAAGAGAACGAGGAATACCGCGAGAGCTTCGAATCCCGGGGCCTGCGCATGCTCTTCCCGCTGCCTCTGGGCAACGCGATGCTGGGGCTGGCCTCCGCGGCCGCAGCCCCAGGTGAGCTCGCCGGGCGCAGCATCCGCGCCTCCGGGCTGGCCGCCGAGGTGCTTCTCGACGCCGGCGTGGACCCCGTCGCGCTCGGCGCGGGAGAGATCTACGAGTCCTTATCGCGCGGGGTGGTCGAAGGCTATATCCTCTCGATCGCGAACCTGCCGACCTACGGGCTCATGGATGCCACACCCCAGGTGGTGGATCCGGGCATGGGCGCGTGGGCGTCGTCGATCGTGGTGATCAACGAAGACCTCTACCAATCCATGCCGACCGAATACCAGGACGCCATCCAGCAGGCGGCGGCGAACACCATCGACTTCGGCCTCAACGAGCTCGACTCTTTAAGCGACGAGGCCTGTAGCGCCCTGGCGGAGACCGGTTCCGAGTTCCGCGCGTTTTCGCCGGAGTCGGTCTCCGCTTGGCGGGACTCCGCCGGCGCCGCCGAGGACTGGGTCGCCGAAAACGAGCAGAAAGGCTTCGACGCGGCCGGCGTCCTCGCGCACTACCGCGAGATCGCCGCGGCGGAAACCGCTGCCAGCGATTATGTCGCACCTCTTCAGCGTTGCATCGAGGAGCACTCATGA
- a CDS encoding TRAP transporter small permease subunit — MSTDFPRWLNSLTRLLNLLAALLLLGLMLLTVADVIGRNWLGGSILGSVDISTLLLVGIAFLGLATAEITGKHVSVTLVDDNVGPRTRTVFSIVRLIALAVLGVLMVYGLAESAYSAYERQETTNAILLLPTWQTKVVLCVSFLLFFVAALIREAGELRGWLREEPA; from the coding sequence ATGAGCACTGACTTTCCGAGGTGGCTGAACAGCCTCACCCGCCTACTCAACCTCCTGGCCGCGCTGTTGTTGCTCGGGCTGATGCTTTTGACTGTCGCCGACGTCATCGGACGCAACTGGCTCGGCGGCTCGATCCTCGGCAGCGTGGATATCTCCACTCTGTTGCTCGTGGGCATCGCCTTTCTGGGGCTGGCCACCGCGGAGATCACCGGCAAGCACGTCTCGGTCACGCTTGTAGACGACAACGTCGGCCCCCGCACCCGCACCGTGTTTTCTATCGTGCGCCTGATAGCGCTCGCGGTGCTCGGCGTGCTGATGGTCTACGGCCTCGCCGAGTCGGCGTATAGCGCCTACGAGCGCCAGGAGACGACGAATGCGATTCTGCTGCTGCCGACGTGGCAGACGAAGGTCGTGCTGTGTGTCTCCTTCTTGTTGTTCTTCGTCGCGGCTCTGATTCGGGAAGCCGGCGAGCTGCGCGGGTGGTTGCGAGAGGAGCCGGCGTGA
- a CDS encoding TRAP transporter large permease: MIVPTWVIVTVVLALFLGLLAVRLHVGLALALTGGVGVVLIRGMDASTSAIANQPYSVSADFSLTVIPLFILMGVFAIRSGLADAGFCLASALLRRLPGGPALASLAGSGLFAAVTGSSVATVATMAKVSTNAIRRAGLNIRLAAGVVGAGGTLGVLIPPSIILVLYGVVTGESIGELLLAGIGPGLLTLLAYAVTAIILVVFSRRRRGVTEQEDLCPGEGGSTKAVAEDDANPYSARTLIGVGYLAVIFGVSIGTIYAGLATPTEAASLGAMAALIVLLLRIRPPKWARAVKDSLTEAIGLTSMTFLLMFGAGVFTYFLALSGITSSIVEGVLGAEMNPYLVLIICLLLLLPLGMFLDGISMILIATPLLHPILTGYGFEGIWIGILIVKVAEMALITPPVGMNAFVYAGSVPQAQLSTVFRGLVPFILADIVVVAILIMAPDIVTFLPEMSSAAEAQ, encoded by the coding sequence GTGATCGTTCCGACCTGGGTGATCGTCACCGTCGTCCTGGCGCTCTTCCTCGGCCTGCTCGCCGTGCGTCTGCACGTCGGCCTGGCGCTCGCGCTGACCGGCGGCGTGGGTGTGGTGCTCATCCGCGGCATGGACGCCTCGACGAGCGCGATCGCGAACCAGCCCTACTCGGTCTCTGCGGATTTCTCGCTCACGGTCATCCCGCTGTTCATCTTGATGGGTGTCTTCGCGATCCGCTCCGGGCTGGCGGACGCCGGTTTCTGCCTCGCCTCTGCCCTACTCAGGCGCCTGCCGGGCGGCCCGGCGCTGGCCTCTTTGGCCGGCTCGGGCCTGTTCGCGGCGGTCACGGGCTCCAGCGTGGCGACGGTCGCCACCATGGCCAAGGTCTCCACCAACGCTATCCGACGCGCCGGCTTAAACATCCGCTTGGCCGCCGGTGTGGTCGGCGCGGGCGGTACGCTCGGGGTTCTCATTCCGCCGTCGATCATTCTGGTGCTCTACGGTGTTGTGACTGGTGAGAGCATCGGTGAGCTGCTGTTGGCCGGCATCGGGCCGGGCTTGCTCACTCTCCTGGCCTACGCCGTCACCGCGATCATCCTGGTGGTGTTCTCGCGCAGGAGGCGAGGTGTCACAGAACAGGAGGATCTTTGCCCTGGTGAGGGCGGGTCGACGAAGGCCGTGGCCGAGGACGACGCGAATCCTTATTCGGCACGCACTCTCATCGGGGTGGGCTATTTGGCGGTGATCTTCGGCGTCTCGATCGGCACAATCTACGCCGGCCTGGCCACCCCGACCGAGGCGGCCTCGCTCGGCGCGATGGCCGCGCTCATCGTGTTGCTTCTGCGCATACGGCCCCCGAAGTGGGCGCGTGCGGTGAAAGACTCTCTCACCGAGGCGATCGGCCTGACGTCGATGACCTTCCTGCTCATGTTCGGCGCCGGCGTCTTCACCTACTTCCTGGCGCTCTCGGGGATCACCTCGTCGATTGTGGAAGGCGTGCTCGGCGCGGAGATGAACCCCTATCTCGTGCTGATCATCTGCCTGCTGTTGCTGCTCCCACTGGGGATGTTTCTCGACGGCATCTCGATGATCCTCATCGCCACCCCACTACTGCACCCGATTTTGACCGGCTATGGGTTCGAAGGCATCTGGATCGGCATTTTGATTGTCAAGGTCGCCGAGATGGCGCTGATCACCCCGCCGGTGGGCATGAACGCGTTCGTCTACGCCGGCTCCGTGCCGCAGGCGCAGCTAAGTACGGTCTTCCGCGGGCTGGTGCCGTTCATCCTGGCCGACATTGTGGTCGTGGCGATCCTGATTATGGCACCCGACATCGTTACCTTCCTGCCCGAGATGTCGAGTGCCGCGGAGGCGCAGTAG